The nucleotide window CGGGGCACGAGGCCTGGGAGGGCACCACCCGCTGCGTCGGCTACGTGTCGGCCGCCACCGACTCCGAGATGGTCGACGACAGCATGTTCTCCGAGGTCGCCTGGAGCTGGCTGACCGAGGCCCTGCTCTCCTCCGGCGCCGCCCACCACGCGGTCGGCGGGACCGTCACCCGCACCGCGTCCACCCGCTTCGGCTCCATCGCCGCGCCGGAGCACTCGGTCGAGGTGGAGATCCGCGCGTCGTGGACGGCGGAGGGCACCGACCTGGACCGGCACCTCACCGCGTTCCTGGAGGTGCTGACGAACGCCGCCGGCCTCCCACCGGCGGGGATCCACCTGCTGGGCGCGAGCGCGCAGACCGCGGACAGCGGCGCATAGACTCCCGCCGTACTCCACTCGGCCCAACACCCGTTGGGCCGGGTGCGCGGACACGCCGGTCGACTCGGCGGGCGGTCAGCTGCTGACCACCCCGCCCGTCAGGCCGGTCCGACGACGGGAGAGCCGGTGCCGCTGGGCAGGCTGTGGTCGGACGGCGTCCTGTTCGGCCCGCACGCCGGCGCCCTCGTCGTCGACCCCTCCCCCCTGCTGCGCGAGGCGCTGGCCGGCCGGCTGCGCACGATGGGCGCCCGCGACGTCGAGGAGGCGGCCTCCCTGGAGGAGGCCCGGGTGCGGGCGCACGTGTCCGGCCCGCGCGCGC belongs to Modestobacter sp. L9-4 and includes:
- a CDS encoding DUF3000 domain-containing protein; this encodes MVQQRTGPEDGTALPPPEFQAVLEALATVRPRAEVVVEPIPAPKRLAPFSHALGVSIPDPADDDEELASGRFIVLFDPAGHEAWEGTTRCVGYVSAATDSEMVDDSMFSEVAWSWLTEALLSSGAAHHAVGGTVTRTASTRFGSIAAPEHSVEVEIRASWTAEGTDLDRHLTAFLEVLTNAAGLPPAGIHLLGASAQTADSGA